The Metabacillus schmidteae genome has a segment encoding these proteins:
- a CDS encoding helix-turn-helix domain-containing protein — protein sequence MAAYKAKKSNLKELLTKSNTELDVLAADTNIPMEQLHGYLDKKVMNLNNAMTISKALNCNIEDLYVWKVSGE from the coding sequence TTGGCAGCATATAAAGCAAAGAAAAGTAACCTAAAAGAACTTTTAACCAAAAGTAACACTGAGCTTGATGTTCTGGCGGCCGATACAAATATTCCAATGGAACAATTACATGGCTACTTAGACAAAAAAGTTATGAACTTGAACAATGCAATGACAATCTCTAAAGCACTAAATTGCAATATAGAAGACCTTTATGTTTGGAAGGTTTCCGGAGAGTGA
- the spo0A gene encoding sporulation transcription factor Spo0A, whose amino-acid sequence MSKIKVCIVDDNRELVGLLEEYLSSQDDIEVLGVAYNGQECLTMLKDKDPDVLVLDIIMPHLDGLGVLEKLRQMDRPQPNVIMLTAFGQEDVTKKAVDLGAAYFILKPFDMEGLASHIRQVSGNAAPILKRSSSSIRTSEPQSKGKNLDASITSIIHEIGVPAHIKGYLYLREAISMVYNDIELLGSITKVLYPDIAKKYNTTASRVERAIRHAIEVAWSRGNIESISSLFGYTVSMTKAKPTNSEFIAMVADKLRLEHKAS is encoded by the coding sequence GTGAGTAAAATTAAAGTTTGTATAGTCGATGATAACCGAGAGCTTGTAGGCTTATTAGAGGAGTATCTCTCAAGTCAGGATGATATAGAAGTTCTTGGTGTAGCATATAATGGTCAAGAATGTCTAACAATGTTAAAGGACAAAGATCCTGATGTTTTAGTATTAGATATTATTATGCCTCACTTAGACGGTTTAGGTGTATTGGAAAAGCTTAGACAAATGGATCGTCCGCAACCGAATGTCATTATGTTAACAGCATTTGGTCAAGAGGATGTGACCAAAAAAGCTGTTGATTTAGGAGCAGCATACTTTATTTTAAAACCATTCGATATGGAGGGACTGGCAAGTCATATTCGTCAAGTCAGCGGCAATGCAGCTCCAATACTAAAACGATCTAGTTCCTCAATTAGAACGAGTGAACCTCAGTCTAAAGGGAAAAACTTGGATGCTAGTATCACGAGTATTATCCATGAAATTGGTGTTCCTGCTCATATTAAAGGATACTTGTACTTACGCGAAGCTATTTCAATGGTATATAACGATATTGAACTATTAGGATCTATTACAAAAGTGTTATATCCCGATATTGCGAAAAAATACAACACAACTGCATCTAGAGTGGAGCGTGCCATTCGTCACGCAATCGAAGTAGCATGGAGTCGCGGAAACATTGAATCAATCTCATCATTATTTGGCTACACGGTAAGCATGACAAAAGCGAAACCGACAAATTCAGAGTTTATTGCAATGGTAGCGGATAAGCTTCGTTTAGAGCATAAGGCTAGTTAA
- the spoIVB gene encoding SpoIVB peptidase — MRKLVGVLLLVLLMSLGFVKEVQEYVNMPKTVTVFESQKVSVDNSLPVNAHQPSELAFTVQKNNDGKTLDIHGQEAGEGEVVFDLAGFPVKKAGVTVLPDFKVIPGGQSIGVKLNTLGVLVVGHHQISTTDGKKSPGELAGVEIGDIITHINGKKIEQMSDVTPFIQKAGKTGEPLDLILNREQVEVKTKLYPLKDEHDHSYRIGLYIRDSAAGIGTMTFYDPKSKKYGALGHVISDMDTKKPIVVDNGQIVRSTVTSIEKGSNGNPGEKLARFSSDRQVIGNITRNSPFGIFGELNQSIDNGVMDKAMPIALSSEVKEGPAKILTVVDQDKVEEFEVEVVSSVPQKFPATKGMVIKITDKRLLDKTGGIVQGMSGSPIIQNGKVIGAVTHVFVNDPTSGYGVHIEWMLSEAGIDIYGNQEQKAS; from the coding sequence ATGAGAAAATTAGTTGGTGTACTTCTCCTTGTGTTATTAATGAGTTTAGGATTTGTAAAAGAAGTTCAAGAATATGTAAACATGCCAAAGACGGTAACAGTATTTGAATCACAAAAAGTGAGTGTAGATAATTCCTTACCTGTAAATGCTCATCAACCATCTGAGCTGGCATTTACTGTACAAAAGAATAATGATGGCAAAACACTTGATATACATGGACAAGAAGCAGGTGAAGGAGAAGTTGTTTTTGATCTTGCGGGTTTTCCTGTTAAAAAAGCTGGGGTAACGGTCTTACCTGATTTCAAGGTTATACCTGGAGGACAGTCAATTGGTGTAAAATTAAATACTCTTGGCGTTTTGGTGGTAGGACACCATCAAATTAGTACTACTGACGGAAAAAAATCTCCCGGTGAGCTAGCAGGTGTTGAAATAGGAGATATTATTACTCATATTAACGGAAAAAAGATTGAGCAGATGAGTGATGTAACACCGTTTATTCAGAAAGCAGGGAAAACTGGAGAACCTCTTGACTTAATTCTTAACAGGGAACAAGTAGAGGTGAAAACCAAACTATATCCTCTTAAGGATGAGCATGACCATTCCTATCGTATTGGATTATATATTAGGGATTCAGCAGCTGGAATTGGAACTATGACGTTTTATGATCCTAAATCAAAAAAATACGGAGCATTAGGACATGTTATCTCTGATATGGATACGAAAAAACCGATTGTAGTAGATAATGGACAAATTGTCCGTTCAACTGTCACATCAATTGAAAAGGGAAGTAACGGTAATCCAGGTGAAAAATTAGCGAGATTTTCAAGTGATCGCCAAGTAATTGGAAATATTACAAGAAACAGCCCTTTTGGAATTTTCGGTGAATTAAATCAAAGCATTGATAATGGTGTGATGGATAAAGCGATGCCGATTGCCTTATCATCTGAAGTGAAAGAGGGACCCGCAAAAATTTTAACTGTCGTAGACCAAGACAAAGTTGAGGAATTTGAAGTGGAAGTGGTTAGTTCTGTTCCTCAAAAATTCCCTGCAACAAAAGGAATGGTTATTAAGATTACCGATAAACGACTACTTGATAAAACGGGCGGTATTGTTCAGGGAATGAGCGGTAGTCCAATTATTCAAAATGGTAAAGTTATTGGTGCTGTGACACATGTATTCGTTAACGATCCAACTTCAGGTTATGGAGTTCATATAGAATGGATGCTAAGTGAAGCAGGTATAGACATATATGGAAACCAAGAACAAAAAGCAAGCTAA
- the recN gene encoding DNA repair protein RecN, with the protein MLAELSIKNFAIIESLTVSFEKGLTVLTGETGAGKSIIIDAIHLLAGARGSSEFVRYGEKRAELEALFLLDEEQHPVYERCVEFGIDVSDGMIILRRDMSSSGKSICRINGKLVTIAVLREIGQLLVDIHGQHDNQELMNEENHLSLLDQYGGKEVKTALVAYLELYQRYDGLNRKIKQLSENEQEMAHRLDLLQFQLEEIEKADLQPNEDELLMEEKHQISNYEKVYDSLNNSYNSLHGEQRGLDWVGLAMSHLENIGSINTKLKELSETISNAYYMLEDLSYEVRNELDSLEFDPERLNFVESRLNEINHLKRKYGQSVEEILTYSAKIEEEIDTIQNKDSHLSKLQKELESILADLSVEAKNISTIRKKYAKVLIDEIHQELKELYMEKTSFDVNINEKRSPSHEVKYTSNGVDEIEFYISTNPGEPLKPLNKTASGGELSRIMLAMKSIFSQHQGITSIIFDEVDTGVSGRVAQAIAEKIYRVSNGSQVLCITHLPQVAAMADTHLYIAKETKAGRTKTSVKPLNDEEKIKEIGRMIAGVEVTELSKEHAKELLALASTAKQ; encoded by the coding sequence TTGTTAGCGGAATTATCAATAAAAAACTTTGCAATCATTGAGTCATTGACCGTATCCTTTGAAAAAGGATTAACTGTTTTAACAGGAGAAACGGGTGCAGGTAAATCAATTATTATTGATGCCATTCATTTATTAGCGGGAGCTCGAGGCTCTTCTGAATTTGTAAGGTATGGTGAAAAGCGAGCAGAGTTAGAAGCCCTTTTTCTTTTGGATGAGGAACAGCATCCTGTTTACGAACGATGTGTGGAATTCGGGATAGATGTTAGTGACGGTATGATTATTCTACGTAGAGATATGAGTTCATCAGGAAAAAGTATCTGTCGTATAAACGGTAAGCTCGTGACCATTGCCGTATTAAGAGAAATTGGGCAATTATTAGTTGATATTCATGGACAACATGATAATCAAGAGTTGATGAATGAAGAAAATCACCTATCACTTTTAGATCAATATGGCGGCAAAGAAGTAAAGACAGCCCTTGTTGCTTATTTGGAGCTTTATCAGCGCTATGATGGATTAAATAGAAAAATCAAACAGCTTTCTGAAAATGAACAAGAGATGGCCCATCGCCTTGATTTGCTTCAATTTCAATTGGAGGAAATAGAAAAAGCTGATTTACAGCCTAATGAAGATGAACTCCTTATGGAAGAGAAGCATCAAATCTCAAATTACGAAAAAGTTTATGACTCATTAAACAATAGTTACAACTCGTTACATGGGGAACAAAGAGGATTAGATTGGGTTGGTCTAGCAATGAGTCATCTTGAAAATATAGGTAGCATAAATACAAAATTAAAAGAATTGTCTGAAACAATTTCTAATGCATATTATATGTTGGAAGATTTATCTTATGAAGTTCGAAACGAACTAGATTCACTGGAATTTGATCCGGAAAGATTAAATTTTGTAGAGAGTCGTTTAAATGAAATTAATCATCTAAAACGCAAATATGGACAATCAGTTGAAGAAATCTTAACTTATTCAGCTAAAATTGAAGAAGAAATTGATACAATACAAAATAAAGATAGTCATTTATCTAAATTACAAAAAGAGCTTGAATCAATTTTAGCGGATTTATCTGTTGAGGCTAAAAATATTTCAACAATTCGTAAGAAATACGCTAAGGTTCTTATTGATGAAATCCACCAGGAATTAAAAGAACTTTACATGGAAAAAACAAGTTTTGATGTAAATATAAATGAAAAGCGGTCACCGTCCCATGAGGTAAAGTACACTTCAAACGGAGTTGATGAAATTGAATTTTATATTTCAACTAATCCTGGAGAGCCGCTTAAACCTCTAAATAAAACAGCATCAGGTGGAGAGCTTTCAAGAATTATGCTTGCGATGAAAAGTATTTTCTCACAGCATCAAGGAATTACATCGATTATATTTGATGAAGTGGATACGGGTGTTAGTGGTCGTGTGGCTCAAGCAATAGCTGAAAAAATTTATCGGGTTTCAAATGGCTCTCAAGTATTATGTATAACCCACTTGCCACAAGTTGCAGCAATGGCAGATACACACTTATATATTGCGAAAGAAACAAAAGCCGGTAGAACAAAAACAAGTGTAAAACCTTTAAATGATGAAGAAAAGATTAAAGAAATTGGCCGAATGATTGCAGGCGTTGAAGTGACTGAATTGTCCAAAGAGCACGCAAAAGAACTTCTTGCACTAGCAAGCACGGCGAAGCAATAA
- the ahrC gene encoding transcriptional regulator AhrC/ArgR, which yields MNKGQRHIKIREIITNNDIETQDELVDLLKGMGFNVTQATVSRDIKELHLVKVPMLDGRYKYSLPADQRFNPLQKLKRALMDAFVKIDSAGHMLVMKTLPGNANAIGALIDNLDWDEVLGTICGDDTILIICRTPLDTENITQRFLDML from the coding sequence ATGAATAAAGGACAGAGACATATAAAAATACGAGAAATCATCACGAATAATGATATAGAAACACAAGACGAATTAGTTGATTTATTAAAAGGAATGGGCTTTAATGTTACACAAGCCACTGTTTCCCGGGATATTAAAGAGCTTCACTTAGTAAAGGTTCCTATGTTAGATGGACGTTATAAGTATAGTTTGCCAGCAGATCAGCGGTTTAATCCATTACAAAAGCTTAAGAGAGCTTTAATGGATGCATTTGTCAAGATAGATTCAGCAGGCCATATGCTTGTTATGAAAACTTTACCGGGTAATGCCAATGCTATCGGAGCTTTAATCGATAATCTTGACTGGGATGAAGTATTGGGGACAATTTGTGGTGATGATACCATACTAATCATATGTAGAACACCACTGGATACTGAAAACATTACACAACGATTTTTAGATATGCTTTAA
- a CDS encoding TlyA family RNA methyltransferase, producing the protein MMSKKERLDILLVESGLFETREKAKRAIMAGIVYGNEERLDKPGEKISRDLVLTVKGQTLPYVSRGGLKLEKAINEFNVDVKDKIMIDIGSSTGGFTDCALQNGAKLSYALDVGYNQLAWKLRQDERVVVMERTNFRYVTPSDFQRGMPEFASIDVSFISLRLIFPVLKTILCPKSDVVALIKPQFEAGKEFVGKKGIVRDPSVHEFVLKEMLAFVLKEGYDVHNLSYSPITGGDGNIEFLLHLRWEGSQAEGTKYIELTERQIVDEAHAILKEKKQTEKQE; encoded by the coding sequence ATCATGAGTAAAAAGGAAAGACTAGATATACTTTTGGTTGAAAGTGGGCTATTCGAAACAAGAGAAAAAGCAAAGCGTGCTATTATGGCAGGGATCGTTTACGGCAATGAAGAGCGGCTTGATAAGCCGGGAGAGAAAATTTCACGGGATTTAGTATTGACAGTTAAGGGACAAACACTTCCATATGTTAGTCGTGGAGGATTAAAACTAGAAAAAGCAATAAATGAATTTAATGTTGATGTTAAAGATAAAATTATGATTGATATCGGCTCTTCAACAGGCGGATTTACAGATTGTGCCCTTCAAAATGGAGCTAAGCTGTCTTATGCACTTGATGTTGGTTATAATCAGTTAGCATGGAAATTACGTCAAGATGAGCGGGTAGTTGTGATGGAGAGAACAAACTTTCGTTACGTAACACCCTCTGACTTTCAAAGGGGAATGCCTGAATTTGCATCGATTGATGTTTCTTTTATTTCATTGCGATTAATTTTCCCTGTTCTAAAGACAATTCTTTGTCCTAAAAGTGATGTAGTTGCTTTAATAAAACCACAATTTGAGGCAGGGAAAGAGTTCGTAGGGAAAAAAGGAATTGTACGGGATCCATCTGTTCACGAATTCGTTTTAAAAGAAATGTTGGCCTTTGTACTGAAAGAAGGATATGATGTGCATAATCTTTCCTACTCACCTATAACAGGCGGGGACGGAAATATAGAGTTTCTTCTTCATTTAAGATGGGAAGGCAGTCAAGCAGAAGGAACTAAATATATTGAACTAACAGAAAGACAAATTGTTGATGAGGCACATGCTATATTAAAAGAAAAGAAACAAACTGAAAAACAGGAGTAG
- the dxs gene encoding 1-deoxy-D-xylulose-5-phosphate synthase: MDLLSIKDPSFLKKLSNNELEKLSAEIRTFLIEKLSETGGHIGPNLGVVELTIALHKVFNSPKDKFIWDVGHQSYVHKILTGRAGDFNTLRQYKGLSGFPKRDESPHDVWETGHSSTSLSAAMGMVIARDIKQTKEHIIPIIGDGALTGGMALEALNHIGHEQKDVIVVLNDNEMSIAPNVGALHNVLGRLRTAGKYHWVKDELEYLLKKIPAVGGKLASTAERVKDSLKYMLVSGVFFEELGFTYLGPVDGHNYDDLFENLQYAKKTSGPVLLHVITKKGKGYQPAELDTIGTWHGTGPYKIETGDFVKPKVIGPAWSKLVSDTVLKVAREDKRVVAITPAMPVGSKLEAFAEEFPDRMFDVGIAEQHATTMAAGLATQNMKPFLAIYSTFLQRAYDQVLHDICRQNLNVFIGIDRSGLVGADGETHQGVFDIAFLRHLPNMVIMMAKDENEGQHLVHTALKYEDGPIALRYARGNGIGVPMDEDLKVIPIGTWEVLKEGHDAVILTFGTTIEMAMEAAEKLAEQGKSIRVVNARFIKPLDEKMLHEIFAEKIPVLTIEEAVLQGGFGSSILEFAQEHEYTQTVISRIGIPDKFIEHGSVSKLLEEIGMTTEQVVNKLASMIPEQKKRVLRS, encoded by the coding sequence TTGGATCTTCTATCCATTAAAGACCCTAGCTTTTTAAAGAAATTATCAAACAATGAACTCGAAAAATTAAGTGCGGAAATTCGAACATTTCTTATAGAGAAATTATCTGAAACAGGTGGCCATATAGGACCAAACTTAGGTGTTGTTGAATTAACCATTGCACTTCATAAGGTGTTTAATAGTCCAAAAGACAAATTCATTTGGGATGTGGGACATCAATCGTATGTACATAAAATCCTAACTGGACGAGCTGGTGATTTTAATACATTACGTCAATATAAAGGGTTATCAGGTTTTCCGAAGCGTGATGAAAGCCCTCATGATGTTTGGGAAACTGGTCACAGTTCTACCTCATTATCCGCAGCAATGGGAATGGTTATTGCAAGAGACATAAAACAAACAAAAGAACATATTATCCCGATTATCGGTGATGGCGCTTTAACAGGTGGAATGGCGCTTGAAGCTCTAAATCACATTGGGCATGAACAAAAGGATGTTATTGTTGTACTTAATGATAATGAAATGTCCATTGCGCCAAATGTAGGTGCTCTTCATAATGTGCTTGGGAGACTTAGAACAGCAGGAAAGTATCATTGGGTAAAAGATGAGCTGGAATATTTATTGAAAAAAATTCCTGCAGTAGGCGGAAAACTAGCGTCTACAGCTGAACGTGTAAAAGATAGTTTGAAATATATGCTTGTATCCGGAGTCTTCTTTGAAGAACTTGGGTTTACTTATCTTGGTCCGGTAGATGGTCATAATTATGATGATTTATTTGAAAATCTTCAATACGCTAAAAAAACATCTGGGCCTGTATTGCTTCATGTTATAACAAAGAAGGGGAAAGGTTATCAGCCGGCTGAGTTAGATACGATCGGAACATGGCACGGAACTGGTCCCTACAAAATTGAGACAGGTGATTTTGTAAAACCAAAAGTAATCGGTCCTGCTTGGAGTAAATTAGTGAGTGATACGGTTTTAAAAGTGGCTCGGGAAGATAAACGTGTCGTTGCTATAACACCTGCAATGCCGGTTGGATCTAAACTTGAAGCCTTTGCAGAAGAATTCCCGGATCGAATGTTTGATGTTGGAATCGCTGAGCAACATGCTACAACGATGGCAGCAGGTTTAGCAACACAAAATATGAAGCCGTTTTTAGCTATTTACTCAACTTTCCTTCAAAGGGCTTACGACCAGGTGCTCCACGATATTTGCCGCCAAAATTTAAATGTTTTTATAGGTATTGATCGTTCAGGACTAGTAGGTGCTGATGGAGAAACGCACCAGGGTGTATTTGATATTGCCTTTTTGAGACATTTGCCAAATATGGTCATTATGATGGCAAAGGATGAAAATGAGGGACAACATTTAGTTCATACAGCATTAAAATACGAGGATGGACCAATTGCGTTGAGATATGCAAGAGGAAACGGGATAGGAGTACCGATGGATGAAGATCTTAAGGTCATTCCGATTGGTACATGGGAAGTGTTAAAAGAAGGTCATGATGCCGTTATCCTTACATTTGGAACAACGATTGAAATGGCAATGGAGGCAGCAGAAAAATTGGCTGAACAAGGGAAGTCTATCCGTGTAGTGAATGCTCGTTTTATTAAACCTTTAGATGAAAAAATGCTTCATGAAATATTTGCTGAAAAGATTCCCGTCTTAACGATTGAAGAAGCAGTTTTACAAGGTGGATTTGGGAGTTCAATTCTCGAATTTGCTCAAGAACACGAATATACACAAACAGTTATTTCTCGTATTGGTATACCTGACAAATTTATTGAACATGGAAGTGTGTCCAAATTACTTGAAGAAATAGGAATGACTACAGAACAGGTTGTCAATAAATTGGCTTCAATGATACCCGAACAAAAGAAAAGAGTTTTACGATCATGA
- a CDS encoding polyprenyl synthetase family protein produces the protein MNIQVNDFLNSRKKKIEEAMPLFIKDLSTPHSLKESMLYSLEAGGKRLRPVLVLALLHTYNKPEETGIATACAIEMIHTYSLVHDDLPCMDDDDLRRGKPTNHKVFGEAVAVLAGDGLLTQSFSLIVQDPVVTAEKKLRLVAELVKAAGVEGMVGGQVADMEGEAKSLSLEELEFIHENKTAKLLGFSILAGAILADAPEEDIDKLREFSYHLGIAFQIRDDILDIEGNQEKLGKPVGSDTLNEKTTYPSILSMQGAKDKLHDHISQAKNLLQHLSTKAELLEQICDLIAKRDH, from the coding sequence GTGAATATACAAGTGAACGATTTTTTAAACTCGCGTAAAAAGAAAATAGAAGAGGCAATGCCACTCTTTATTAAAGATTTATCTACTCCTCACTCCTTAAAAGAATCAATGCTCTATTCACTGGAAGCGGGTGGAAAGCGCTTAAGACCAGTGCTTGTTTTGGCTCTTCTACATACATATAACAAACCTGAGGAGACTGGGATCGCAACAGCATGTGCAATAGAAATGATTCACACATATTCATTGGTCCATGATGACCTGCCTTGTATGGATGATGATGATTTGAGAAGAGGGAAGCCGACGAATCATAAAGTATTTGGAGAAGCTGTAGCTGTATTAGCAGGCGATGGCTTGTTAACTCAAAGCTTTTCTCTCATCGTACAAGATCCTGTCGTCACTGCTGAGAAAAAGTTAAGATTAGTTGCTGAACTTGTTAAAGCAGCAGGTGTTGAAGGAATGGTTGGTGGACAAGTTGCAGATATGGAAGGTGAAGCGAAAAGTCTTAGTCTTGAAGAACTTGAGTTTATCCATGAAAATAAAACAGCTAAATTATTAGGCTTTAGTATCCTTGCAGGAGCAATTTTGGCAGATGCGCCTGAAGAAGATATTGATAAACTAAGGGAGTTTTCTTATCATCTAGGGATCGCTTTTCAAATTAGAGATGATATTTTGGATATTGAAGGAAATCAAGAGAAGCTTGGAAAACCTGTAGGATCAGATACGTTAAATGAAAAAACTACCTATCCGTCAATTCTTTCCATGCAGGGGGCTAAGGATAAGCTTCATGACCATATTTCTCAAGCGAAAAACCTGCTTCAACATCTATCAACAAAAGCGGAATTATTGGAGCAGATTTGTGATTTAATTGCTAAAAGAGATCATTAA
- a CDS encoding exodeoxyribonuclease VII small subunit, with translation MSNEKQTKDEELSFEHAMQQLEEIVGKLEEGDVPLEKAIEYFQKGMELSKLCHDKLQHVEKQMDYILREDGELKPFELQEEEKS, from the coding sequence ATGAGTAATGAAAAACAAACCAAAGATGAAGAACTGTCTTTCGAACATGCTATGCAACAACTTGAAGAAATTGTGGGAAAACTTGAGGAAGGTGATGTGCCATTAGAAAAGGCGATCGAATATTTTCAAAAAGGCATGGAGCTATCAAAGCTTTGTCATGATAAGTTGCAGCATGTTGAAAAGCAAATGGATTATATATTACGTGAAGATGGTGAATTAAAGCCGTTTGAGCTTCAGGAGGAAGAAAAATCGTGA
- the xseA gene encoding exodeoxyribonuclease VII large subunit, giving the protein MSEPRYVTVTALTKYIKRKFDVDPHLADIWIKGEISNFNLHSRGHMYFTLKDEKARIQAVMFAGANKTLKFKPENGMKVLLRGEITVYEQSGGYQVYVKEMQPDGIGSLYLAYEELKKKLQHEGLFDEKYKKPIPRYPNEVGVITSPTGAAIRDILTTINRRYPMAKVILIPALVQGVQAGPSVAKAIKSANELGTLDVLIVGRGGGSIEELWAFNEEIVAREIFSSQVPIISAVGHETDFTIADFVADLRAPTPTGAAEMAVPHSTDLIERIADRKNRLTRTMAEKLSSQKEKLNHFKTSYAFRYPKQLYLQKEQQLDNVIDRLQKEGERVILRKKETYTYIKNRLEKVHPKDQVKRSNEAHEAILRKLNREMASIIANKQSQFQATIDKLNALSPLKIMDRGYSLVYQEDKLIKSVNQITKGQVLKVQLKDGQLECEVQGIEERTIHE; this is encoded by the coding sequence ATGAGTGAACCTAGGTATGTGACGGTTACAGCGCTTACAAAATATATAAAACGTAAATTTGATGTTGATCCTCATTTAGCTGATATATGGATTAAAGGTGAAATCTCCAATTTTAATCTACATAGTCGGGGACATATGTACTTTACCCTAAAAGACGAAAAGGCAAGAATTCAAGCAGTGATGTTTGCAGGCGCAAATAAAACATTAAAATTCAAACCTGAAAATGGGATGAAGGTTCTTTTACGTGGGGAAATCACCGTTTATGAGCAAAGTGGTGGGTATCAAGTTTATGTCAAGGAAATGCAACCGGATGGAATTGGCAGTCTCTATTTGGCATACGAGGAATTAAAGAAAAAACTTCAGCATGAAGGCCTTTTTGACGAGAAATATAAGAAACCAATACCTAGATATCCAAATGAAGTCGGGGTTATCACTTCCCCAACTGGAGCGGCAATTCGAGATATTTTAACAACAATTAATAGAAGATATCCGATGGCTAAGGTCATCTTAATTCCTGCGCTAGTTCAAGGTGTTCAGGCAGGTCCTTCCGTTGCCAAGGCAATTAAAAGCGCAAACGAGCTTGGAACACTTGATGTGCTTATTGTTGGTCGTGGTGGTGGTTCGATTGAGGAATTATGGGCATTTAATGAAGAAATTGTAGCTCGTGAGATATTCTCTTCACAAGTGCCGATCATTTCAGCAGTTGGACATGAAACAGATTTTACGATTGCAGACTTTGTAGCTGATTTACGGGCACCTACTCCTACAGGTGCTGCTGAGATGGCTGTTCCTCATTCAACAGATTTAATTGAGCGAATAGCAGATCGGAAAAACCGATTAACAAGAACAATGGCAGAAAAATTAAGTTCACAAAAGGAAAAGCTGAATCATTTTAAAACATCCTATGCATTTCGTTATCCAAAACAGCTGTATTTGCAAAAGGAACAACAGCTGGACAATGTAATTGATCGATTGCAAAAAGAAGGAGAACGCGTGATTCTCCGTAAAAAGGAAACTTATACATATATAAAAAATCGTCTGGAAAAAGTTCATCCAAAGGATCAAGTTAAACGTTCAAATGAAGCACACGAAGCAATACTTAGAAAACTCAACCGTGAAATGGCATCTATTATAGCAAACAAGCAATCGCAATTTCAGGCAACAATTGATAAACTGAATGCATTAAGTCCATTAAAAATTATGGATCGTGGTTATAGTCTTGTCTATCAAGAGGATAAGCTTATTAAAAGCGTTAATCAAATTACAAAAGGTCAAGTTCTGAAAGTGCAATTAAAAGATGGACAACTTGAATGTGAAGTTCAGGGTATAGAGGAGCGTACAATTCATGAGTAA
- the folD gene encoding bifunctional methylenetetrahydrofolate dehydrogenase/methenyltetrahydrofolate cyclohydrolase FolD, protein MAATIIDGKELSKSKRSELAVEVEQIKAKGLLPKLVVILVGDNPASLSYIRGKQKAAEEIGVGFKLEHFPESLSENELLDIIESYNNNNEYHGILVQLPLPAHINETAVVEKISPLKDVDGFHPINIGRMMTGQDTFLPCTPAGIVEMIKSVGVEIAGKNVVVVGRSNIVGKPVGQLLLNEHATVTYCHSKTKDLTSYTKEADILVAAVGRANFIKGNQIKPGAVVIDVGVNRLDTGKLVGDVVFDEAKDVASYLTPVPGGVGPMTITMLAHNTVQSAKNFLESK, encoded by the coding sequence ATGGCAGCAACAATCATTGATGGTAAAGAATTATCAAAGTCAAAAAGAAGTGAACTTGCGGTAGAGGTTGAACAAATTAAAGCTAAGGGCTTACTGCCAAAGCTCGTTGTTATTTTAGTAGGAGATAACCCTGCATCCCTTTCTTATATCAGAGGAAAGCAAAAAGCTGCTGAAGAAATTGGTGTTGGATTTAAGTTGGAGCATTTTCCAGAGTCTTTAAGTGAAAATGAACTTCTAGATATTATTGAGAGCTATAATAACAATAATGAATATCATGGGATTTTGGTTCAACTTCCATTACCGGCACATATTAATGAAACAGCTGTTGTTGAAAAAATCTCACCTCTAAAAGATGTAGACGGCTTCCATCCGATTAATATCGGTCGAATGATGACTGGACAAGATACATTTTTACCATGTACTCCAGCTGGAATTGTTGAAATGATTAAATCAGTTGGCGTCGAAATTGCTGGTAAAAATGTTGTGGTTGTTGGAAGAAGTAACATTGTTGGAAAGCCTGTGGGTCAATTATTACTAAATGAACATGCGACAGTTACTTATTGCCATTCAAAAACAAAAGATTTAACATCATATACAAAAGAAGCGGATATTTTAGTTGCAGCTGTTGGACGGGCTAATTTTATTAAAGGAAACCAAATTAAGCCTGGTGCAGTCGTTATTGATGTAGGTGTAAACCGATTAGATACAGGGAAATTGGTTGGAGATGTTGTGTTTGATGAAGCGAAAGATGTGGCGAGTTACTTAACACCTGTTCCAGGTGGAGTAGGACCAATGACGATTACAATGCTTGCGCATAATACTGTACAGTCTGCAAAGAATTTCTTAGAAAGTAAATAA